GACGATAATTAGAGTCGACGAGACCGACTACTTCTACAACCAGTTCAATAAATATGAGCAGAATACCCACTATAAGTAATGAGCCCCATAACGTAGTACTCTCAATCATTACTGCCGCAAGCCCAAAAATTGCACTCATTGCATAAATGATCAAAACCGTTGTTTTATGACTGAATCCTAACCTTTGCAAACAGTGATGTAAGTGAGATTTATCAGGCGCAGATAAGGGTTTCTTTTTCACAATCCTTCTGACGATTGCAAAGAGTGTGTCAGAAATTGGTACGCCTAGAATAATGACAGGCACAAGCAATGAAAACAACGTAATGTTCTTGAAACCTAACAAAGAAATAATCGATATAATGAAGCCTAAATACAGCGACCCTGTATCACCCATAAAAATCTTGGCCGGGTTAAAATTATAAACAAGAAATCCAATTGTACTACCTAAAACCGTAAAACCGACTGCCATTACAAAAGCATTTCCATTTACAATGGCCATTGTCGAGATGGTAATCAGTACAATAGAAGATACTCCTGCTGCAAGTCCATCCAGACCATCAATTAAATTGATTGCATTTGTTACCCCAATAATCCAGATGAGCGTAATTGGTATACTTAAATAACCTAAATCAAGGCGTAAATCAAACGGCAAGTTAATAAAATGGACAACGACTCCACCGTGAATCATGATCCCTGCTGCAACCACTTGACCTAACAACTTTACTTTAGGAGAAATTTCAAAAATGTCATCAAAAAATCCTGTGGCAACTATAATGGTCCCAGCTGCTAATAAAGGAATCATGTATTGTTGGTCTGGCTGAAGTATATAGAAGCCGATCATTGAACTAATATAAATAGCTAGCCCACCAAGTCTAGGCATGACCTTTGTATGAACTTTTCTTTGATTCGGCTGATCAGTAGCACCAATCCGAATAGCGAACTTCTTAATGATTGGTGTTAATATAACCGAAGATAAGAAGCATATTAACAACGTTAAATAAAGCATAATTAGGACACTCTCCTATTACATTTGGCAACAAATAAAGTCAACATTTGTTTATATACCCTTTAATTTGACAAACTAAGCCTATAATACAATACACAAAGAAAATTATACCATATAAAACCATTAAAAAATCACGAAATATATCTTTTTTTAGTATGTTCATCTGGTGTTTTTTCTAGCTCTATACCAGTTATTTTTTTAAGATGTTTTTAATTCCAGGAATTGATCCAATTTCCTCATTTGATATTCCTTTCAAACGAATAATTAAGATGAAGTAAATAACCCCACCAACCATCATACTGATAAGAGAATATCCAAGAGCTACAACCCTGCTCCACTCATCAACTGCTAAAAACAGAGTCGGTAGTCCAATGATCATCCCCATTAATATAGACGATCCAGCATGTACAATCGTTGCTCTTGAGTAGAACTTTACCCCTGTGTACTTATAAATAAAAATGGAGTTGACGATGAATAATAAAATGTATATCACGAGAGTCGAAACGGCTGCACCGATTAATCCCCAATATTGAATGAAAAGAACATTTAAGCCGACTTTTACAATTGCACCCAAAACAATAATAAATGCGGCAACCCTGGAACGATCTAGACCTTGTAAAATGCCTGTCCCTAATACCGTTAGTGCTGTAAACACTGAACTCAAGGAAATAATCGCTAAAACACTTGAACCATTCATGTTAGTGAACAACGCTAGATTCAATGGAAGTGTCAGACTAAATAACCCTAATGCAGCTGGCCAGGACAATAAATTACCGAGCCTCTGTGATTTCTCAATAAGGTTATTCGTCGTATGGATATCCTTTTTGGCTATACTTTTGCTGATTGTTGGAATGAGTGGTAAGACAATTGAGGTCGAGAAGACTGTTGCAATTTGAACCAAGGATAATCCTCTTCCATATAATCCATATAAATAATTAATCCCTTCTTCTGTTTGATCAGACCATTTCAAACTGAAAGGAATCGATAATGAATCCACAACATTTATTAATGCCATCGTTAAAGCTCCAACACAAATAGGTAAAGAAATCACAAGTATACGCTTGGATGTCTTTTTAAAAATAGCTAACGAATAAGGGGACTTCACTTGAGGCTTGAAGACCGACCTTTTGAATAATATTCGCAAATAAATTAGAGAAATTAATGCACCGATAGATGAGCCAACCATCACACCGCCAGAAACTTTTTCATTTGAGTATCCTAATTGAACCATGTAGTACGCAATTCCAATGATTAACACAACTCGAATCAATTGTTCGATGACCTGAGAGTATGCAGTCTGTCTCATGTCTTCATAACCTTGAAAGAATCCGCGATAAACTGCCATATAAGGGGCAATTAATAATGTCAATGAGACCACGATTAGGGACAGACGTGTTTTTTGACCACCTAACATTTCTGCAATAGTAGCGGAAAAGCCAGAGATCAATAAGAAACTCACGATCCCAAATAATGCACCAAGTATACTTGCTGTTAAAAAGATGTTTCTAACCTCTACTTGATCCCCGGATGTTCTTGCCTTTGCTATGAGTTGAGAAATGGCAATCGGAATACCCGCAACTGATAAAATCAGAGCTGTCATATAAACAGGATAAACAAGTGAGAAAATGCCCAGCACTTCATCCCCTGCAATGTTTTGCAAGGGAATCCGAAAAATGCTGCCTAAAATTTTGGACAACAAAGTTGCAATTGTTAAAACAAATGTACTTTTAACAAGTTGATTACTCATGATTTTTCCTTAACCTTTTGTTCATTTATTTTTTTCATGAATTTAGGAATTGCCATCATTCGTCCAATTCGGGATGGTTGATTCAGCAATCTGTAGAACCATTCTAGGTGAACTTTCTGCCATATGATTGGTGCTCGTTTCACAGTGCCTGCCCATACGTCAAAACATCCGCCAACACCCATGAATACACCTTTGTCGAACTGATCGATGTGCTGGTTGATCCACTTTTCCTGTCTAGGGAATCCGAGTGCTACAAACACGAAGTCTGGCTTCAGTTGCTTGATTTCTTCTCCAATATCATTCTCTTCCCAATTGAAGTAGCCGTTATGATACCCAACAATTTCAAGGTTTGGATATGTTTTTTGAATATTTTCTTTGGCAAGTTGGATAACCTCATCCTTTGCACCTAACAAGTAAATAGACATCTTTTGTTGATTTGCCTTAGATAAGAAACCTTTCATTAAATCATAACCTGTCACACGCTCAGGAAGTGGTTGCCCAAGCTTTTCAGCTGCTTTCACGATTCCAATACCATCAGCTGTTACATAATTTGCGTGATGTAAAATCTGCATGTACGAAGAATCTTCATTTGCGTGCATGACGATCTCTGGATTAGCAGTAACAATCGATGCTTTTTTGGATTTTAAAATATGCTCATTTAAAATGTGGTCTATAAACTCATTTAATGTCGTATTTACAAATGGAACATCAAGTATTTTTACTTTCGAAATTGCCATGTGTTATTCTCCTTATCTTCACGATTGATTTCAAAGAATAACTTTATCATACCAAAAAGAGAACGCAACAAGAAATTGTCGCATTCTCTTTCCAATTTTTATTTACTTTGCAACCTTTAGTTCAGTAGTTAGATTACTGTATTTCCCATCGTGATAAATACTTGCTGCCGAATACTTACTATCGATTGGCATTATGTTAAACCATTGTCCGTCACTACTATTCACTTCATTATTGATAATGAACGTAATGCCGTCGAACGGATACTTGTAAATAACCGAACTACCAACCGTAGTTGCTTTGTTTCTTACATTAATTGTAGATTTGTTCAATGTAACACCTAATTGGTATTTATGAAGGTCTTTCCCACCAAGGATTTTGTCTGCACGGTGCATTAAACCAGCAATTTTTTCTCCCCAGTATGGATCAGAAGCATATCTTACATTCATCCCCTTGGACTTGTTTCCGACAAACGCTCCATTATATTTCCAATTGTCTAAGTTGAAATATTGTTGCTTAATAAATTCGTTCGCTGCACGATCAATTCCGTCTTCGAAAGAAGCAAATGTTGTTGCATTTTCTGAAGGATTGGTATCTGTTGCTCTCCAACCAAACAGATTATATTTTGATTGAGCGATTTGGCTCGTTCCCCAATTACTCTCATGGATTGCGTGCGCCAAGAAGTAAAGTGCATTAACTCCGTATTTTTGCTCTGCCTTTTTGAAATCATCACCTAAGCCCTTAAGCGGCGAAGTTGTGAAACCATTCCTTGCTGTAAATCCTTTTTCAATAAACTTCTCTAAATCTGCAGCAGAGTAAGTTGTCTTAGAGTATAGCGGTAGATATTGGAAATACTGATACGCTTGTCCGACTTTTGAACCAGAGCTCGTATAAAAATCATTTCCATCCCAACTATAGTACGTTTTACCCTCTTGTAAAAATGATGGTGCTGGACCAACTGCGAGCTTATCATATTTATTTAATTGTGGAACATAAATGTAATGATACAGCTCTCCAGAAGAAGCTTTGTAATAGGAGCGACCTTTTAACAATTCAGAAGGGACTAAAGTTACTTTGTTAATATCAACATACCCTACACTTTCAGCAGATGTGACCTTAACCCAGCCATCACCTACTTCAAGAAGCTCAAGTTCTGCTCCTGAATTCACGTAAGTTACAGAGTCACCTTTGAGGCTAGTAGAAGTGTAAACAACCGTCAATTGGTTTGTATGTAAATAACCGTCTTTCACCCAAACAATCTTTTTACCTTTCATGATAAATTGATTGTTTGAAGAAATAGCATTTTTAGCATCTGTTAACGTCTCAAATTTATCAACCTCTACTACTTCACCAGAACTATTCACTTTCGCAGTGCTATATTCATAGTTTTTAGGTGGTGTCATGACAGTTAATAGTCTATGTATGACTACTGCTGCTTCTGCACGAGTTGTAAAGTTCTTTGGTAAATATGTTCCATTTGGATTACCATTAACAATCTTTAACGAAACAACTCGACCAATATCATCTAGAAGATCTGGATGAATATCTGCTTTATCAGAGAAAGTGACATTTCCTTCTGTGGATTCGATCGCTTTCGTCTTTAATGCTTGGTTAATGACTGCCGCCATGTGTTCTCTTGAAATGTTATTATTCGGTTTGAATGTTCCATCTGGATAACCATTAATTATTTTTACTGCGGCAGACTTATGAATTGGACCAAAATACCATTTCTCTAACTCAACATCCTTAAATGCTTCAAAGTTAGGATCCTCTGGTAAATCCAATGCTCTAGTAACAAATGCAGCAAATTCAGCTCTTGTTACTTTGCTATTAGGTTTGAAAATACCATTTCCATAACCATTCATAATGCCCTCATCATTTAAATACCTCAATGACTTTTCTGCCCAGTGACCAGTGATATCATCGTTTGCAGCTGAAGCATCCGGCGCTACAACTCCAAAAGACATCAAAACAACAACCATCAGTACCCAAAACCGCCTAAACCTTAACTTCATTCTATTCCCTTCCTTTCTAATATTTTAAATCTCATAAACTAGGGATGAGATTCATAACCTAATTCAACAAAAACTGCAAAAAATAGAACAGAATAAAAATTTTGTCGTGAAACAAAAGTATCCAAATAGATATTAAATTGAAATTTATTAACTCTAGACCTTTTCTCTCCCCACTTTGTATATCGGTGATAACGCCGATAAATTAAGTGAAATCATATTTTTCCCGGTTACTTTTTTCCTTTCCATCAAAAGTATTAAAAAATATTTCAGAATAATAGTAATAAAGTAATAGATCATATATTATCGATATTTATCAAAATTTCACATAAAAAATAGCTTTAAGTCGGATGACTTAAAGCTATTGAATCTCAGTAATTACTTTTCTTTTATACTAGTAATGTATAATGATTGACCTTCTCTGATATATGTAAAAGTTACACGTGATCCAGTCTTTAAATGATTGATTGTCTCTTTGACATCTTCTGTAATTTGAAATGCCCGTGGCCCTTCTGCGAACATGATTTCGATTGTATGTCCATCTGCTTGACCGTTATAAACACCACTTCCTGATTGCTCTTCAGGTTTTGGCGCATCAGCATTAGGTTCTTTTACATCTTCATTAGTCTGTTCTTCTGTAGACTCTTCATCTGAGGAATTTTCTTCGCTTTCCTCTGTAGTGGTCGACTCAACTTGTTTAGACTCTGTTGTCTCACCGTCTTGACTAGATTCTGGTTCTTCCATCTTATTCTCTTGACCATCCATCTCAGTAGACGCTTGCTCTTCATTCGTTTCCGTTTCTTCTGTCGTTCCACATGCTGTTAATACAGCAATTACAAAAAGCAGCAACCCAATCCATTTCCAACCTTTCATATCTGTACCCCCCTTATGTCTTACCAATATATTATCAGAATGTAAGACATTTGAAGATCCTTCTTTCTTCCTAACTTACAAAATTCGACATAAATAAATTTGAGAGATGAATTCAATGATACAAATGTAACTCAAAAAAACAGAGTAACGTTAGCTCTTCTTAAAGCTAAAATTACTCCGTTAATTAAAGATATTATGTGACTTTTAAATAATCTCCTCTTTGTTTCTCCATTACTTTTTGCTTGAATAGTTTTTTCTCTTTTTTCGACATAGCTTTATATTCTTTTAAGAATTTCTTATATTCTGGAAGTACGTCATCAATGTCCCCAAATTGTTTGACCTCACCAAACTCCATCCATAGGGCTTTATCACAGAAATTACTTACCTGTTTCATCGAATGACTGATGAAGAAAATGGTCTTACCCTTTTCTTTGAACTCATTCATCTTGTCTAAACATTTATCCGCAAAGGTTTGGTCTCCAACAGACAACGCTTCATCAATAACAAGAATATCCGGGTCAATTGTAACTGAAATAGCAAATCCTAATCGGGATTTCATACCACTAGAATACTTTTTAACAGGTTGATCGATAAATTTCCCTATTTCAGCAAATTCTATGATTTCTGGTTCTAGCTTTTGGATTTCCTTCTTCGAAAATCCCAACATAAGACATTTGAGTTCAATATTTTCTCTTCCTGTTAGCTGATTGTTCAAACCAGAAGCAATAGCTATTAACGATACCTCACCTTTTGTAGTGATTGACCCGGAAGTCGGTGGGATAATGCCTGAAATGATATTGGATAATGTAGATTTCCCAGCACCATTCACACCGACAACCCCAATCACATCTCCTTCATGTGCTTCAAAGCTAACTTTTTGAAGCGCATAAAAGTCTTCACCATATCCACCAGGAAGAATGATATCTAATAATTTATCGGATGTTTTACTGTACATTTTGAAGTTTTTTGAGACATCGTTCAGTACGACAGATTTTTTCATACTTTCACATCCATTTTTTATAAATAATCCACAAAGTGATTTCTGAACCTAACATGGAGCATGGATCCTATCACGAGAAGAACCAACACGAGTCCCCAGTAATACAGGGTGTATTGAACGTTTTCTACCATGTACCAAGATGTTCCGAGAAAAGAAGCCCTGTACCCATTGACAATATAATAAAATGGATTGGCCATCATAATATTTTGGATCCATTCTGGCAATCTTTCTGGAGACCAGAGAAATGGAGTCAAATATAACATCATCCTCATTACAGCTTGTACGATCATCTGTACATCTCTAACAATCGTAGCTAATGTTGATGTAATTAAAGCAATTGCAATTAACAAAGCAAAAGTAGCAAAAACAAAATAGGGCAGCTGAATCATGTAGATTGAAACCGGAAATCCAAGGAATTGCAGCATTATAAAAACTATCAAAGCTAATGCTATGTGTACATAGAACTTACCTACAATCACATAAGAAGGTATGACACTTAATGGAAAACTCATCTTTGAAATCATTTTAATTTTCTTATAGATGGATTTGGTAGCTTCAAGAATAGCTGGATTAATGAAAAACCATAAAATAATTCCAGATAGCATCCAAGGTAAGTAAGGAATATCACCTATTGCTTCTCTTTGATATATACCATATCCAAACACGAACCAATATATAGATATTTGAATCATCGGGTTAATAACTTCCCAAAGCATCCCTAAATAATTATTGTTATTAGCTGCTTTCACTTCGTACAATGATAAGCGCCCAATTAAATAGATACTATTCCATTGTTCCTTGATAATCGTAAAGACAGACTTCATAGAATATCCTTTCTAAGCTACCGATTACGAGAGAAACCACAACTAGCTGTCTTTCCCTAAAAAGACTCTGTCAACTACTCTTTTAGCAGATTCACCAGACTCTAAATAGCAGAACTTCTCATGAAATTGTTTGAAACGTTTATCTTCAGCTATATTGATTTGTGAGTCTTCGCGAATACGATCAATAACTTCATCTGTTGTTTTAACTAACGGACCTGGTGCTTCCTGTTCAAAATCGAAATAAAATCCACGTAACTTATCACGATAATTTTCGATATCATACACATAAAAAATCATTGGACGTTTTAAATTCCCGAAATCGAAAAACACTGAAGAATAATCTGTAATCAATAGGTCTGAAATAAGATAGAGTTCACTTATGTCTCCATGTAAAGAAAAGTCAAAAGCAAAACCTTCATATGGTGATAAATCGAAGTTTTCAGCGACTAGATAATGCATCCTTAAAATGATGACATACTCTTCTCCTAATTCATCCCTTAATTTGTTTAGATCTAACGCAAGATCGAATTTATATCGACCTTTTCCATAAAATTGATCGTCTCTCCAAGTAGGTGCATACAAAATGACCTTCTTTTCTATAGGGATTCCCATCTTACTTTTTAACTTACGGATATTTTCTTCATTATCATGATTGTGTAGAATGTCGTTCCGCGGGTAACCAGACTCAATCATTTCCTTTTCAAAGTTGAATGCTCTACGGAAAATTTCTGTAGAATATCCATTTGGGGAAATCAAGTAATCCCAATTTCGTGATTCTTTATGAAAGTTTTTCTTATATTTTTGTGTGTTCGTTCCAGGCATATGCACTTCTTCCATGTCAGCAGCTAATCGTTTGAGAGGCGTACCATGCCAAGTTTGAAGATAAACTGTATTTTTCGGTTTTGGAATCCACAATGGCATCCTGCTGTTCGTTACCCAATATTTAGCTCTAGCTGTAGCAAAAAGCCATTTAAGTGAGAAACGATTAATATGAGGTATACCCTCTTTCCGGAAAGTTTC
This Pseudalkalibacillus berkeleyi DNA region includes the following protein-coding sequences:
- a CDS encoding glycosyltransferase family 4 protein; amino-acid sequence: MLYLTLLICFLSSVILTPIIKKFAIRIGATDQPNQRKVHTKVMPRLGGLAIYISSMIGFYILQPDQQYMIPLLAAGTIIVATGFFDDIFEISPKVKLLGQVVAAGIMIHGGVVVHFINLPFDLRLDLGYLSIPITLIWIIGVTNAINLIDGLDGLAAGVSSIVLITISTMAIVNGNAFVMAVGFTVLGSTIGFLVYNFNPAKIFMGDTGSLYLGFIISIISLLGFKNITLFSLLVPVIILGVPISDTLFAIVRRIVKKKPLSAPDKSHLHHCLQRLGFSHKTTVLIIYAMSAIFGLAAVMIESTTLWGSLLIVGILLIFIELVVEVVGLVDSNYRPVLNFFSRVTNARKI
- a CDS encoding putative polysaccharide biosynthesis protein, which encodes MSNQLVKSTFVLTIATLLSKILGSIFRIPLQNIAGDEVLGIFSLVYPVYMTALILSVAGIPIAISQLIAKARTSGDQVEVRNIFLTASILGALFGIVSFLLISGFSATIAEMLGGQKTRLSLIVVSLTLLIAPYMAVYRGFFQGYEDMRQTAYSQVIEQLIRVVLIIGIAYYMVQLGYSNEKVSGGVMVGSSIGALISLIYLRILFKRSVFKPQVKSPYSLAIFKKTSKRILVISLPICVGALTMALINVVDSLSIPFSLKWSDQTEEGINYLYGLYGRGLSLVQIATVFSTSIVLPLIPTISKSIAKKDIHTTNNLIEKSQRLGNLLSWPAALGLFSLTLPLNLALFTNMNGSSVLAIISLSSVFTALTVLGTGILQGLDRSRVAAFIIVLGAIVKVGLNVLFIQYWGLIGAAVSTLVIYILLFIVNSIFIYKYTGVKFYSRATIVHAGSSILMGMIIGLPTLFLAVDEWSRVVALGYSLISMMVGGVIYFILIIRLKGISNEEIGSIPGIKNILKK
- a CDS encoding S-layer homology domain-containing protein; the encoded protein is MSFGVVAPDASAANDDITGHWAEKSLRYLNDEGIMNGYGNGIFKPNSKVTRAEFAAFVTRALDLPEDPNFEAFKDVELEKWYFGPIHKSAAVKIINGYPDGTFKPNNNISREHMAAVINQALKTKAIESTEGNVTFSDKADIHPDLLDDIGRVVSLKIVNGNPNGTYLPKNFTTRAEAAVVIHRLLTVMTPPKNYEYSTAKVNSSGEVVEVDKFETLTDAKNAISSNNQFIMKGKKIVWVKDGYLHTNQLTVVYTSTSLKGDSVTYVNSGAELELLEVGDGWVKVTSAESVGYVDINKVTLVPSELLKGRSYYKASSGELYHYIYVPQLNKYDKLAVGPAPSFLQEGKTYYSWDGNDFYTSSGSKVGQAYQYFQYLPLYSKTTYSAADLEKFIEKGFTARNGFTTSPLKGLGDDFKKAEQKYGVNALYFLAHAIHESNWGTSQIAQSKYNLFGWRATDTNPSENATTFASFEDGIDRAANEFIKQQYFNLDNWKYNGAFVGNKSKGMNVRYASDPYWGEKIAGLMHRADKILGGKDLHKYQLGVTLNKSTINVRNKATTVGSSVIYKYPFDGITFIINNEVNSSDGQWFNIMPIDSKYSAASIYHDGKYSNLTTELKVAK
- a CDS encoding ABC transporter permease, with product MKSVFTIIKEQWNSIYLIGRLSLYEVKAANNNNYLGMLWEVINPMIQISIYWFVFGYGIYQREAIGDIPYLPWMLSGIILWFFINPAILEATKSIYKKIKMISKMSFPLSVIPSYVIVGKFYVHIALALIVFIMLQFLGFPVSIYMIQLPYFVFATFALLIAIALITSTLATIVRDVQMIVQAVMRMMLYLTPFLWSPERLPEWIQNIMMANPFYYIVNGYRASFLGTSWYMVENVQYTLYYWGLVLVLLVIGSMLHVRFRNHFVDYL
- the tagH gene encoding teichoic acids export ABC transporter ATP-binding subunit TagH, encoding MKKSVVLNDVSKNFKMYSKTSDKLLDIILPGGYGEDFYALQKVSFEAHEGDVIGVVGVNGAGKSTLSNIISGIIPPTSGSITTKGEVSLIAIASGLNNQLTGRENIELKCLMLGFSKKEIQKLEPEIIEFAEIGKFIDQPVKKYSSGMKSRLGFAISVTIDPDILVIDEALSVGDQTFADKCLDKMNEFKEKGKTIFFISHSMKQVSNFCDKALWMEFGEVKQFGDIDDVLPEYKKFLKEYKAMSKKEKKLFKQKVMEKQRGDYLKVT
- a CDS encoding WecB/TagA/CpsF family glycosyltransferase; this translates as MAISKVKILDVPFVNTTLNEFIDHILNEHILKSKKASIVTANPEIVMHANEDSSYMQILHHANYVTADGIGIVKAAEKLGQPLPERVTGYDLMKGFLSKANQQKMSIYLLGAKDEVIQLAKENIQKTYPNLEIVGYHNGYFNWEENDIGEEIKQLKPDFVFVALGFPRQEKWINQHIDQFDKGVFMGVGGCFDVWAGTVKRAPIIWQKVHLEWFYRLLNQPSRIGRMMAIPKFMKKINEQKVKEKS